From the genome of Fragaria vesca subsp. vesca unplaced genomic scaffold, FraVesHawaii_1.0 scf0512956, whole genome shotgun sequence, one region includes:
- the LOC101302893 gene encoding protein GPR107-like, which yields MSKLLFFLLTLFAAAVSPSSAEIRTSSLRNDWRPIIPFDEFGFTHKGRLELNVSKIAFSQQPGPDPDLSRVGFFLCTRDSWIHVFQQLEEGEIGCALKSDLVKRVYTFDQLKGADRFSTVFQETDADQYTLLFANCLAPLRVSMEVKSVMYNLEGKSSDRRDYLSAGKTILPRIYFVFSLAYIVLVGLWISVLYKKRLTVFRIHFFMLAVLVLKTLNLLCEAEDKSYIKRTGSAHGWDVLFYIFSFLKGITLFTLIVLIGTGWSFLKPFLADKEKKVLMIVIPLQVVANIAQVVIDETGPFGHDWVTWKQVFLLVDVVCCCAVLFPIVWSIKNLREAARTDGKAAVNLMKLTLFRQYYIVVICYIYFTRVVVYALETITSYRYLWTSVVAAELATLAFYVFTGYKFKPEAHNPYFVIDDEEEEAAAEQLKLEDEFEL from the coding sequence ATGTCCAagctcctcttcttcctcctcactCTCTTCGCCGCCGCCGTCTCTCCCTCCTCCGCCGAGATCCGCACCTCGTCCCTCCGCAACGACTGGCGTCCGATCATCCCCTTCGACGAGTTCGGCTTCACACACAAAGGCCGCCTCGAGCTCAACGTCTCCAAGATCGCCTTCTCCCAGCAACCCGGCCCGGATCCGGATCTCTCCCGGGTCGGATTCTTCCTCTGCACCCGCGACTCATGGATCCACGTCTTCCAGCAGCTCGAGGAAGGCGAGATCGGCTGCGCGCTCAAGTCCGATCTCGTCAAGCGCGTGTACACCTTCGACCAGCTCAAAGGCGCCGATCGATTCTCCACCGTGTTCCAGGAGACCGACGCCGATCAGTACACTCTCCTCTTCGCCAACTGCCTAGCCCCGCTTAGGGTTTCGATGGAGGTGAAGTCCGTCATGTACAATCTCGAAGGGAAGAGCAGCGATCGCCGCGATTATCTCTCCGCCGGTAAAACTATTCTCCCGAGAATTTACTTCGTTTTCTCGCTGGCTTATATTGTTCTCGTCGGGCTCTGGATCTCCGTGCTCTACAAGAAACGACTCACCGTTTTCCGGATTCATTTCTTCATGCTTGCCGTGTTGGTTCTCAAGACTCTGAACCTGCTCTGTGAGGCTGAGGATAAGTCGTATATTAAACGCACCGGTTCGGCGCACGGCTGGGATGTGTTGTTCTACATCTTCAGCTTCTTGAAGGGGATCACACTGTTTACTCTCATTGTGTTGATTGGGACCGGGTGGTCGTTCTTGAAGCCGTTCCTGGCGGATAAGGAGAAgaaggttttgatgattgtGATTCCGCTACAGGTGGTTGCCAACATTGCGCAGGTTGTGATCGATGAGACCGGGCCGTTTGGGCATGACTGGGTTACTTGGAAGCAGGTTTTCTTGCTTGTGGATGTGGTGTGTTGCTGCGCGGTGTTGTTTCCGATTGTGTGGTCTATCAAGAACTTGCGCGAGGCTGCGAGGACTGATGGGAAGGCTGCTGTGAACTTGATGAAGCTGACTCTGTTCAGGCAGTACTACATTGTGGTTATATGCTACATTTactttacgagggttgttgttTATGCATTGGAGACTATTACCTCGTACCGGTACCTTTGGACCAGTGTCGTGGCTGCTGAGTTGGCTACTCTGGCGTTTTATGTGTTTACGGGGTACAAGTTCAAGCCAGAGGCGCACAATCCTTACTTTGTGATCgatgatgaggaggaagaggctGCAGCTGAGCAGCTGAAGCTTGAAGATGAGTTCGAATTGTGA